The window TAAGTTGGGTTTAACCCACCTTACCAACATAATTATTTCTATCTTTATTAGGTGGACCATGGACTTTAGAGTCATTTAAATCTAGGGGTGAACCACCATGGGCATGCCGTTGACCTAAAAGACAGATGATTTGATATCTTGACACACATCTACAACTGTGAATGAGGTGCAATACTCCACCACTGAaatgaaatcaaaagataaaatTAGCAAAGCTAGAGGATTAGCATATATCTCCAGTGTCGAGAATAATTCTGCAAAGCAAAAGAAAAGGAGATCATGCTATCAACATACATAGCTTGATGCCACAtaaattaacatgtttaaccctCACACACCCTGATCTTGAATGTATTTTGTTGCTGCATAAATATGAACAGAATGAATCAAACAAATCAAATAATCCTAAAGAATTAAGAGCCAACAATTGGCACACGATCGTGGTGCTGACATAACGACCGTTTTAGTACCAAATATATTCAGTGGGAAACTTTTGACTTCATAGAGAATGGAATGGGCATGGGCGGGGCTCTTCTCATACAGCTGATACCTTCTTGCCTTCTCATTTGGGACCTGAAAagaaacaagaaaaaaaattgtggCCATTAAAATCATTTACAATGTCAACTAAAAATATAGTCTTCCCCATGACTCCTTACCAGAGAGTAGATGCTCCAAATGTATTAAGAACTTATTGTCCAACATTACAGTGATATAAGCAAAATCCAGGAAATCACTAAAGATTTTTTTTACTCTTCTTGGAAATCAGATAAGCTTGTTTGGATGTAGCAGAACTTATGTCCAACATTACAGTGATATAGTCCAACATTACAGTGATATAGACATGTTATCAAAGTAATGCTACTGACACGCCCATGCGTGCGGCAATGGATATAAGCTGAGGCAATATATATGCTCATAGAGAGAGAATCCTTGAAAGGGTTGTTCTACAGTCTAAAAATATCATTAGTTCTCtcatgtatttaaaaatataTAAAACAAATAATGGAGGTTTCATCCAGATTCCAATTCTTACCATTGGAAGTAGCTTAGCTTTCACCCCAGACGTTCTGTCATATGATAACCTATCCAAGAAAAATCAAAACTTTCTCAACCTACTTTTCGTAAAGAAGCGTGAAATTTTACAGCAAAAGTTCCACAAGCACATACATGGCACTTATATTTGCATATTCACAAAAATGGAGAATGATATAAAGAGGAATATTTTAGGCTGGCAGTCCGACACTATGTCCGATGCGGTTCAGATGCATGTATTTCTATGGCTAGATATGCATATAATTTTACATATACAATGGGAACGTGCATCTGCCCTGCTACCAAAGTGACCATTCTACGTTCCCTATGAAAGTTGTGCTTCTGCCAGGCATTTGTGGGAACATATGACATGCATAATGCATGATAAATGAAGCAAAACAAGAGGACTGGAGATTAAAGTGAGAATGATTCCTATATTTTCATAAGTTTCTAAATTGCTCCCGATCCCACAAAAATAAAATAGGAGATACTCCTTTCTCTCTGTAATACCTTGATGTAGAATGTTACTAACCACTTGCTGATTTTTGAAATAGGTATACAACTACTGGCTTCAATGTTTTCCATCGACTCCGCATATATACACATCGATAAACTGTACATTGGTACGCACTGCAAGCGCAACACATTTGATGTGAAACTGAAACTACACACTTCAGAGAAGAAGATTAAGAATAGCACAGAACCACATGACGTGAGACATTTATGAGTTCCGCTTCAGCAACAATCATGCCTCCCATGCCTGCCTCTTGCAAGGTTAGCTTCAGTACGTACCTCAAGCGGAGAACCGGCAGATTGAGTTACGGCAAAGTGTGGAGCATCAGGCAGACGGCGGGCGAAATCAGCTGAGGCAAGATTGAACAGCAATGCCGAGCACGGAACTTGCGATGACATTGACCCGAGCTTGCATGGAGAGTTGCGGCTCCTCCTTCCGCTTCCCACGTGGTGCCCAATGCCGCCGGTAGGACCTTGTGCATGGGAAGCCAACGGCACGCAGTCGACATTAGATCAGAACAGCGGAGAGAGGACCCGGTCCGGTGGAAACAACACTGGCCATGGTTTTCCAAAGGCATGTACTGCAACATAATCATGGGCACTCGTCACTTCTGAATCCATATACCGCTGCAACAGTTTTTATCTGCAGCCAAGACAGATTCACTGCTTGCTTATCATGGAAATTCTCAGAACAACAACTACGCTGACAGGCACGATGACACCAGCCCCTTCACCAACCACGGAAACACAATCGTCTTCTTCCGCATGGGTTGTATGACGGCTGGCTGCCGCGGGCGCTCGACCTGTCGTCCATGATGCGGAGTTTGCACCACTCGAGGGATTTGAGTTTTCGAGCACCACGACGCTCGCGAGCCAGAGACCGGCCACCACATCAGCTAGCCACCGGCCGTCGTTCAATTAGCAATCGAGGGACCATGAAGCAAGGCACTAATCCACAGAACCGCACGAGGGGCTAAAAAATCGAATCTTTGGGCCGCCTACCAATTAAGGAACAAGAGCAGTGGCCAAACCCGAGGAGACGCTCACCTGGGCGAGAACCGCCGTGAAGGACATCTCCCCAGCGGCAGCGCGAGGTCCTGCACGTCGTCACCGTCGCCCTTGCCGTTGGCTtcgccgccctctcctctccgAGCGGACAACGGTCGCCGGCGCTGCCGCAGGTGAATCCACTTGTGCGGCCGGGAGCGCCAGGAGGCCGAGCCGGTAGAGGACGCGGAGGAGGAGGCCCTGTCGTCCTCCGGGGAGTCGCTGGCGATGTGGGCGGCCCCGTCCATCAAAAGGGGGCCCGCTGGAGTTCAAGCCCCACCGCCTGACCTCCTCCTGCGCCTCGTAGATCGCCTCCACGCCGTCCCCGGAACAGGATCCGGCCCCTGCCTCGCCTCCCCGACCGGATCTGGCCGgagatcgccgccgccgcgcccggcatCGTCTGCATAGCGGCCCCATCTCGCTCGGAACCGGCTTGGAGCGCCCGGACTCAGGAGGAAAGAGATGGTGATGGACTGCGGGCTGATTATGTAAAATATGAGGTGTTTTTATGTAAAACGTGCTGAGCGAAACGTTATTCACTTAATCGTGGACTGCTGGTTGATTACCCAAAAGTACAGGGACTTTTTTGCAAAAGTACTAACGACGGACGACCAGAAGTGATCGCTGGTTTATTAGTAGGTAGAGATATCAGCACAGGTGGCCGCGCGAGGGAGTGTTTGGGTGAAGTGCAAATACTGGGCTGACCTATTGCTGGTGAATTAGCTGCcatgttttatcatttaccacAGCAAAATTGTTTTCAACAACTTCAGTATGCCTTCACGCCAAAATTAAATTAAATTATGCACCGTGCGAACATTTTAATTACGGTCTTTTTTGGCACCGAGAGCGGGAAGGCAAGTGTGAGTAGTGGAAAAAAATTGTACTCGCATATACTAAAAAAGAAACACGTCACTTGTTTTAAATGCTAGTGTTAGTGGAAAGAGCGTACATGAAATTTTCAAAGGGAAATGGAGCAGGCGTATATTGCTGGTGGAAAAACATTAGGAGATATTTTTTTCCTGGTAACAGTTGGTGTTTGAATTCATTTTATTTTTTCGCATGCGGAAATGTCACATATTTTTCGTCCTGAATGTTTGTATGTAGCAGTTGGATGCGCCAAACAACACAAAGTTCTTTTCTTTTTGCCATTATTTTCAACATTGGAAAAAACACCAAGGAAAAATCAGCAAAAATGTACATAAAGGGATGGTTATTATGTGTGTGCTTGACGTGTTTATGGGCCTTGTTTACGTTGTTATGACCAAAATTACAAGGTTGTCCAGGTAAACAAGAGAGCAACTAGTtgacgagcgctccttcgggagcctcacAACAATAAACTGGGGCGCGCTCTTAGCCGCCGCTACGTGTCGCGCTCTGAGCGCTCCCTccggatttttttatttttatttttccgcacgcgtttttgGCTTTTTGAACAAATTTTTCATGTTTTCATGACTTttcggtttttcaccggtctACCTTAGGTTTTGGACAAAacaattttaattttttttgcccGAAAGATCCTTTTtttttttgcttccgcgagaggtaGTGTTTTGCTTTTGTGAGaggcacaaccatgcctctcgaaaacggaaaaaaattgtgttttccttttcttttcccCTTTTCGCGAGAGGCGcgattttgcttccgcgagaggcacaaccgtgcctctcgaaaacgaaaaaaatgcatttcctcttttttttccttctgcgagaggcacggttttgcttcgcGTCTCTCCGAAACAAAGAAAAAAACATGTTTCtttcctttcgcgagaggcacggccgtgcctctcgaaaaacgaaaaaaatgcgttttttttcctttcgcgagaggcacgattTTGCTTCCGTAAAAAGGCAcagttgtgctttcgcgagaggcacgcgCCTCTTTCGAGAAGGAAAAACAAAACATGCTCCTAGTTCGGTTTTTTCCTTTGGTTTTTCTCGACCGGTtttttcgcgaaaaaaagtttgTCAGAACCTATCAACATGAGAtttagttttgaagatctcgacgtgAGGAATCCAATGAGAAAACCATTAGAAATTTGAACGCACGATCTAaaagataaaacgttttgaataaaccgATGTACGGAAAAGGAGAAATCTTTTATAAATTAAGCAGTATATGAGTAAGATGATGGTCTAGATGCAGGGGCTACCACAGAGAAGAGAAAATGGGTTTGGCAAAGTTTACCTGTTGATTGGATCTGACAAGAACTCGACTTCATCGTGTCCCGTCGTCGCGATCTTCATAACAACAATATAATTGCCAACATACCTGTACCAACGGAACATCAAAATCCTGGTCTGGAATTTACCCGTTATTTTACCCGGCTCCGTCTTCACACGTTACTCCTGGCCGTATGCAGTCGGCCTGTCTCCATACGCTCGCATTGAATACAGTACACGCCGTGTCATCGATTGGTTCGTCCAGCTAGCAGGAGCGCGCGAGCCCGTCCACACCATCGCTGCTCTCACTAATCACTATCATAATACCTTTCTTGTGAgctccaacaacaacaacatcttGATTCCAACCATGAAAAAATATGCCCCAATAGCACCTAGAACAAAAATAAAAGAACCCCGATAACAATACATATCTTGTTTGCTGAAGACAATCTCACCATACAAAATCTGAGGAGTTTTATTAAAACTCGGCCAGATGCGTTTCCCCAAAATAATAGTATTTCATATGAACAGACACATAACTGACAGTATACAATGATTTGCATTTGCTAACTACTATAATGAGTTGTTTGCAGCATTGTGCCATCTCCTACAAAGTGCAATCCAGTATGTTCAGAAGGCAAAAGCAAATAGATAAAAACTACCAATGCATATGTTTGAAAAGTGAGTTCCTAATAAGATGAAATCATCGTTGGACTTCCAATCAAAGCAATTCATAGGATCAACACTTACAAAGATTCCAGTAAACGTTCTCATTGTCTTTGATTGATTACAAACAGATTTCTGCCTATCGCACAAAGCCCATGCTTGTAATCTGACGGGAACTATTAAAAACAAGTGAACATATCAggaaaacatctactgatctccATCCATTACGCCATGTAAGTTGGTTCCCTTGGAGTTCAGGTAATACATAGACAACCAAATCAACTGAATAGAGAAAGAAATCTGCACTATACTGGTAGCTAAGCGAGACCTGCAGGAGCACAGGAGCATGGTTTGATCATGGAATTGGGAATCAGTTTAAAAAAGAAAGGGGGGGAGGCTAGGGTGGAAGGGATCTCACCAAGATGTAGCTATGGAGGGGGGCGACTGGAGGAAGCAGCTCGGGTGCTTGCATGGCTAGGTGGGCTCCGGCCTTGGGGCGGCACACGCACCATCCTGTCACCGCAAGTAGTAGTGCTGCAGTCCTTTCCCAGCCGCCGTCGCGCTCGTGACTCCGAGCCATCGCCGGCGACGTCGCGCTCGTGgctcctagccgccgccgccgcactgcTTGATCTCTATCTGTTTGAAAGCAGGAATCGCGATTGGATCGAAGCACCATCTCGATGAATCCCCTTTTCTGGCGGAGGCCAAAAAGTAAAGAGGGACGAACCTGGGGCCGCCGGAGACGCGCCTGTCAGGTAGCAGTGTATCTGAAGATATATCTTCAGTTAACTGTACCATTCCTGACACTTACCATTTCAGCTGATCCAACGGTTCAAGGGACCATTCGATCTACCTTTCCGttaaaactactccctccgtctcataatataagagcgtttttaacactagtgtagtgtcaaaacgctcttatattatgggacagagggagtactttttATGTTCTGGTTATTACCCCGGGTGCGTACACCTATATAACAGTCGGGTTGTGGCTGAGCTGTGCATCGAATCTTCTCCAATTCTCCTGATGGATGAACCCTAAACTGATATGGCTCTGCCAATAGCAATATACTCCCAAATCGGGATCCTTCCTTGCAATTTCCTGAAATTCGTCCACAGAATCCACCGATCCAAACCTGTAGAACAGCTAGGACCTGACAAATTGGTAATCAGAGCAGTGGTTCCTCGGTAGCTTCCGGTCGAGTCAAAATTTCCCCAGGAGAAGTATGAACACCCACCCAATTCCCTCCCTGATGTGTGGCGGCTGCAAT is drawn from Aegilops tauschii subsp. strangulata cultivar AL8/78 chromosome 1, Aet v6.0, whole genome shotgun sequence and contains these coding sequences:
- the LOC109734998 gene encoding uncharacterized protein isoform X2, with the protein product MDGAAHIASDSPEDDRASSSASSTGSASWRSRPHKWIHLRQRRRPLSARRGEGGEANGKGDGDDVQDLALPLGRCPSRRFSPRLSYDRTSGVKAKLLPMVPNEKARRYQLYEKSPAHAHSILYEVKSFPLNIFATKYIQDQGV
- the LOC109734998 gene encoding uncharacterized protein isoform X1, with protein sequence MDGAAHIASDSPEDDRASSSASSTGSASWRSRPHKWIHLRQRRRPLSARRGEGGEANGKGDGDDVQDLALPLGRCPSRRFSPRLSYDRTSGVKAKLLPMVPNEKARRYQLYEKSPAHAHSILYEVKSFPLNIFGTKTVVMSAPRSCANCWLLIL